A region of Kiritimatiellales bacterium DNA encodes the following proteins:
- a CDS encoding sigma-54 dependent transcriptional regulator encodes MAGTKPLLLIVDDEKNIREGLARALRRSYEIRTAESGAAALAILSEEPVDVMLSDVRMPNMDGITLMQRALAISPQLICILLTAYGNIETAVEAMRHGATDFMTKPVNLDQLELVLKRVLRSRSAEAENRQLHEQLDSKFGLENIIGNSPAMQEVFDTVKQVAASRATVLIQGESGTGKELIAKAIHRLSPRKNGAFVPVHCAALSSSLLESELFGHEKGAFTGATERRKGRFEMADGGTLFLDEIGEIDANVQVKILRALEERRFERVGGMEPVDVDTRLIAATNRDLKQMVADGTFREDLFYRLYVVVVTLPPLRDRRGDIPLLLKHYLDLFNRENHRTIEGFSPDALDLLSAYNWPGNVRELRNVVEQIVVLSRAQKIGVRELPVQLRSRETGLKRAAGLDAAGVTLAEMERAAIENALQRNSGNRTRAAEELGISRRTLHRKIAGYSGEEETGRV; translated from the coding sequence ATGGCTGGAACAAAACCGTTACTTTTAATTGTCGACGACGAAAAGAATATCCGCGAAGGACTGGCGCGGGCGCTGCGGCGTTCCTATGAAATCCGCACGGCGGAGAGCGGTGCGGCGGCGCTGGCAATCCTGAGCGAAGAGCCGGTGGATGTGATGCTGAGTGATGTACGTATGCCGAATATGGACGGCATTACACTGATGCAGCGCGCGCTGGCCATTTCACCGCAACTGATCTGCATTCTGCTGACGGCCTATGGAAATATTGAAACGGCGGTGGAGGCGATGCGTCACGGGGCAACGGATTTTATGACGAAGCCGGTGAATCTGGATCAGCTTGAACTGGTGCTGAAACGCGTATTGCGCTCGCGCAGTGCCGAAGCGGAAAACCGGCAGCTGCACGAACAGCTCGACAGTAAATTCGGATTGGAAAATATCATCGGCAATTCGCCGGCGATGCAGGAGGTTTTCGATACGGTGAAGCAGGTTGCGGCGTCGCGCGCGACGGTGCTGATTCAGGGCGAAAGCGGTACCGGCAAAGAGCTGATTGCCAAAGCGATTCACCGGTTGAGTCCGCGCAAAAACGGTGCGTTTGTGCCGGTGCACTGCGCGGCGCTGTCGTCGAGCCTGCTTGAAAGCGAACTGTTTGGACACGAAAAAGGCGCATTCACCGGCGCGACGGAGCGGCGCAAAGGACGTTTCGAAATGGCGGACGGCGGCACGCTGTTTCTGGATGAAATCGGCGAAATCGACGCGAATGTGCAGGTGAAAATTCTGCGCGCGCTGGAAGAGCGCCGGTTTGAACGCGTCGGCGGCATGGAGCCGGTGGATGTGGATACGCGCCTGATTGCGGCGACGAACCGCGACCTGAAGCAAATGGTCGCTGATGGAACCTTTCGTGAAGACTTATTTTACCGGTTGTATGTGGTGGTTGTCACTCTGCCGCCGCTGCGTGACCGGCGCGGCGATATTCCACTGCTGCTGAAACATTATCTTGATCTGTTCAACCGCGAGAATCATCGCACGATTGAAGGTTTTTCGCCGGATGCGCTCGATCTGCTGTCGGCCTACAACTGGCCCGGCAACGTGCGCGAACTGCGCAATGTCGTAGAACAGATTGTGGTGCTGTCGCGCGCGCAAAAAATCGGCGTACGCGAACTGCCGGTGCAGCTCCGCTCCCGTGAAACCGGTTTAAAGCGCGCAGCAGGTCTGGATGCTGCCGGTGTAACGCTCGCCGAAATGGAACGTGCTGCGATTGAAAATGCATTGCAACGGAATTCCGGCAACCGCACGCGTGCGGCGGAAGAGCTTGGCATCAGCCGCCGGACACTGCACCGGAAAATTGCCGGGTACAGCGGAGAAGAGGAAACAGGCAGAGTTTAA
- the polA gene encoding DNA polymerase I translates to MSKKLFLLDGMALVYRAYFVFIRNPMINSKGKNVSAIFGFLNTLLELLEKQNPTHIAVAFDVSGPTFRHEEFPDYKATRDETPEEIRSAVPVIKEFLAAFNIPVLTAQGFEADDLIGTLARRAEKEGYDTFMVTPDKDFAQLVDEHTFIYKPGKGGAPAEILGVPEILNNWEIERIDQVADILGLAGDTADNIPGVPGIGQKTAQKLIAQFGTVENLLAKAGELKGKLKENLEANKERALLCKRLVTIMTDAPIEFSPDGLVRGDYDEEKLSALFAKYEFTAFAKRLFGKAPAPAPSAGYAPPPPHSGQGDLFDFAVPQAPDVRAAETPQYKTIADTRHVYKLVQTLDERKELAALLEKSKQFCFDTETTGLDPRTAQLIGISFAVKPHEAFYMTLPPDSGECKKALEPFAGIFADETIEKTGHNLKFDSAMLRTAGIELRGRLFDTMLAHYLLDPETRHALDRLAETHLNYAPVPITALIGEKKSGQIPMTDVPLDTLCDYACEDADVTLQLRSIFEPLLEKHKLAGVFNAIECPLVPVLVAMEASGVAVDPGALKEISAKLAGELAGQEKRVYELAGQEFNLNSPKQLGEILFDKLKLIEKPKKTKTGQYATGEEILDQLATDHEIARVILDYRAAAKLKNTYVDALPEYISPADRRIHTSFNQAVTTTGRLASSDPNLQNIPVRTEAGQEIRRAFIANAPEFTLLSTDYSQIELRVMAHLSGDEFMQQAFSSGEDIHTATAARVFGVDLKDVTKEQRRRAKMVNFGIIYGISSFGLAQRLRIPRKEAAEIIENYFTQYPAIKACIDSIIATAREKGYVETIAGRRRRVRDINAKNGTVRAAAERYAINAPIQGSAADMIKIAMIRIYDLLKTRRAKTRMLLQVHDELVFELHQDEHELIDEIRNLMSTALPLDVPVVVDCGIGRNWLEAH, encoded by the coding sequence ATGAGCAAAAAACTTTTTCTTCTCGACGGAATGGCACTGGTGTATCGCGCCTATTTCGTCTTTATCCGCAACCCGATGATTAACTCGAAGGGAAAAAATGTTTCGGCGATTTTCGGTTTTCTGAATACGCTGCTCGAGCTGCTGGAAAAACAGAATCCAACACACATTGCGGTGGCATTTGATGTCTCCGGTCCGACGTTCCGGCATGAAGAATTTCCGGACTACAAAGCGACGCGCGACGAAACGCCGGAGGAAATCCGTTCCGCCGTCCCGGTGATCAAGGAATTCCTCGCGGCATTTAATATCCCGGTGCTCACCGCACAGGGATTTGAAGCGGACGATTTGATCGGCACTCTTGCACGCCGCGCCGAAAAAGAGGGTTACGACACGTTCATGGTGACGCCGGACAAAGATTTCGCACAGCTCGTTGATGAACACACCTTTATTTACAAACCCGGCAAAGGCGGTGCACCGGCGGAAATCCTCGGTGTGCCGGAAATTCTAAACAACTGGGAAATTGAACGCATTGATCAGGTTGCCGATATTCTTGGCCTCGCCGGCGATACCGCTGATAATATTCCCGGCGTGCCGGGCATCGGACAAAAAACAGCACAGAAATTAATTGCACAGTTCGGTACGGTTGAAAATCTGCTCGCCAAAGCCGGCGAGCTGAAAGGCAAACTGAAAGAAAACCTGGAAGCAAATAAAGAGCGCGCCCTGCTCTGCAAACGTCTTGTGACTATTATGACAGACGCGCCGATTGAATTCTCGCCGGACGGACTGGTTCGCGGCGATTACGATGAAGAAAAACTTTCCGCGCTCTTTGCCAAATATGAATTTACTGCATTTGCAAAACGGCTGTTCGGCAAAGCGCCGGCGCCGGCACCGTCCGCCGGTTATGCTCCGCCGCCACCGCACAGCGGACAAGGAGACCTGTTTGATTTTGCGGTGCCGCAGGCGCCGGACGTCCGGGCGGCAGAGACACCGCAGTATAAAACCATTGCCGATACCCGACATGTGTACAAACTGGTTCAAACTCTGGACGAACGCAAAGAACTCGCGGCGCTGCTGGAAAAATCAAAACAGTTCTGTTTTGACACCGAAACCACCGGACTTGATCCGCGTACCGCGCAGCTCATCGGTATTTCGTTTGCCGTCAAACCGCACGAGGCGTTTTATATGACGCTGCCGCCGGATTCCGGCGAATGCAAAAAGGCGCTGGAGCCGTTCGCCGGAATTTTTGCTGACGAAACGATTGAAAAGACCGGGCACAATTTAAAGTTTGATAGCGCGATGCTGCGCACCGCCGGCATTGAACTGCGCGGTCGACTGTTCGACACCATGCTCGCGCACTATCTGCTCGATCCGGAAACGCGGCACGCACTCGACCGGCTCGCGGAAACACATTTGAATTATGCGCCGGTGCCGATTACGGCGCTGATCGGCGAAAAGAAAAGCGGACAGATTCCGATGACGGACGTGCCGCTTGACACACTTTGCGATTATGCCTGCGAAGATGCTGACGTCACACTGCAGCTGCGCTCAATATTTGAACCGCTGCTGGAGAAACATAAACTCGCCGGCGTTTTTAACGCTATCGAATGCCCGCTCGTGCCGGTGCTGGTGGCCATGGAAGCCAGCGGCGTGGCGGTGGATCCCGGTGCGCTGAAAGAGATTTCCGCCAAACTTGCCGGCGAACTCGCCGGCCAGGAAAAGCGCGTCTACGAACTCGCCGGACAAGAGTTTAATCTCAATTCGCCGAAACAGCTCGGTGAAATTCTCTTCGACAAACTGAAGCTGATCGAAAAACCGAAAAAAACCAAAACCGGACAATACGCCACCGGCGAAGAGATTCTCGATCAGCTCGCCACCGATCACGAAATCGCGCGTGTTATTCTTGATTATCGTGCCGCCGCCAAACTGAAAAATACCTACGTCGATGCATTGCCGGAATATATTTCACCGGCGGATCGCCGCATTCATACGTCGTTCAATCAGGCGGTGACAACTACCGGACGTCTGGCATCAAGCGATCCGAATCTGCAGAATATTCCTGTGCGCACCGAGGCGGGACAGGAAATCCGGCGCGCATTCATCGCCAATGCACCGGAGTTTACACTGCTCTCCACCGACTATTCGCAGATTGAACTGCGTGTTATGGCGCATCTTTCCGGGGATGAATTTATGCAGCAGGCCTTCAGTTCCGGCGAAGACATCCACACCGCCACCGCCGCGCGCGTATTTGGCGTCGATTTGAAAGACGTTACCAAAGAACAGCGCCGGCGGGCTAAAATGGTCAATTTCGGCATCATCTACGGCATTTCATCATTCGGTCTCGCACAGCGGCTGCGCATTCCGCGCAAAGAAGCGGCTGAAATTATTGAAAATTATTTTACACAGTATCCGGCAATCAAAGCGTGCATCGACAGTATCATCGCCACCGCACGCGAGAAAGGCTACGTCGAAACCATCGCCGGACGCCGGCGCCGTGTGCGCGATATTAATGCGAAAAACGGCACCGTTCGCGCCGCCGCCGAACGGTACGCCATCAACGCACCGATTCAGGGCTCCGCCGCCGACATGATTAAAATTGCGATGATTCGTATTTACGACCTGCTCAAAACACGCCGCGCCAAAACACGCATGCTGCTGCAGGTGCACGACGAACTCGTCTTCGAACTTCATCAGGACGAACATGAACTCATCGACGAAATCCGCAACCTTATGAGCACCGCCCTGCCCCTGGATGTTCCCGTCGTCGTCGACTGCGGCATCGGCAGAAACTGGCTGGAAGCGCATTGA
- a CDS encoding ATP-binding protein: MRSKFLDKLIDRLDRLDADSVQTHFLHLAREKGLLETIFQAIQEGLIVVDSAARVRYANRAAANLFGFKQETVEGQPVARYIRDIAWDKVLHLDGDEWVKMVRREIEVTYPDHRFVEFYVVPLSEEEKEQGAVIMFRDVTRERETAAESIESERLKALTLLAAGVAHEIGNPLNAITIHLQLMERELHDVADPALRENLQELVDVSQREVHRLDKIITQFLRAIRPSMPERRPVQLEQMLDETLELMKHEIENRRMLVEREQPENIPPVPADDTQVKQAFFNVIKNALQAMDDGGILKISIAVSSRFVSVCFTDNGSGIAPEDFGAIYDAYHTTKETGSGLGLMIVQRILRDHGGEIEIASTPDRGTAFTLHFPRDDVRMALLTAPEKAKK; encoded by the coding sequence ATGAGGTCAAAGTTTTTAGATAAATTGATCGACCGGCTTGACCGGCTGGATGCCGACAGTGTTCAGACGCATTTCCTGCATCTGGCGCGCGAAAAAGGATTGCTGGAAACTATTTTTCAGGCGATTCAGGAGGGGCTGATTGTGGTCGACAGCGCCGCACGCGTCCGTTATGCCAACCGTGCAGCGGCGAATCTGTTCGGCTTTAAGCAGGAAACGGTTGAGGGTCAGCCGGTAGCGCGCTACATTCGTGATATTGCCTGGGATAAAGTACTGCATCTCGACGGTGATGAATGGGTGAAAATGGTGCGCCGCGAAATTGAAGTTACCTATCCCGATCACCGGTTTGTTGAATTTTATGTGGTGCCGCTTTCTGAAGAGGAAAAGGAGCAGGGCGCCGTCATTATGTTCCGCGATGTGACGCGCGAACGTGAAACGGCGGCGGAGTCGATTGAGTCTGAACGGTTGAAAGCACTGACACTGCTGGCCGCCGGCGTCGCGCATGAAATCGGCAATCCGCTGAACGCAATTACCATCCATTTGCAACTGATGGAGCGCGAACTGCACGATGTGGCCGATCCGGCGCTGCGCGAAAATTTACAGGAACTGGTAGATGTTTCGCAGCGCGAAGTGCACCGGCTGGACAAGATTATCACACAGTTTTTGCGCGCAATCCGTCCGTCGATGCCGGAGCGCCGGCCGGTGCAGCTTGAACAGATGCTGGATGAAACGCTCGAACTGATGAAACATGAAATTGAAAACCGGCGGATGCTGGTGGAACGCGAACAGCCGGAGAATATTCCGCCGGTGCCGGCCGACGATACGCAGGTGAAACAGGCCTTTTTTAATGTGATCAAAAATGCGCTGCAGGCGATGGACGACGGCGGTATTTTGAAAATCAGTATTGCGGTGTCATCACGCTTTGTCAGCGTCTGTTTTACCGATAACGGCAGCGGCATTGCGCCGGAGGATTTCGGTGCAATTTACGATGCGTATCACACCACGAAAGAGACCGGCAGCGGACTTGGACTGATGATTGTTCAGCGTATTCTGCGCGATCACGGCGGGGAGATTGAAATTGCCTCCACGCCCGATCGCGGCACGGCATTTACCCTGCACTTCCCGCGCGACGATGTGCGGATGGCGCTGCTCACCGCGCCGGAAAAAGCGAAGAAATGA
- a CDS encoding DUF3820 family protein, whose translation MSHELQPDRDAFLKLMNATMPFGKYTGRRLVDLPEPYVVWMKQKGFPKGELGRMLETVYTIKANGLEYLLKK comes from the coding sequence ATGAGCCATGAATTACAACCCGACCGCGATGCGTTTTTAAAACTAATGAACGCGACAATGCCGTTCGGTAAATACACCGGGCGGCGGCTGGTTGATTTGCCGGAACCGTATGTTGTCTGGATGAAACAGAAAGGGTTTCCGAAAGGTGAACTCGGACGAATGCTCGAAACGGTTTACACGATCAAAGCGAATGGACTGGAATATCTTTTAAAAAAGTAG
- a CDS encoding VIT1/CCC1 transporter family protein: MELTAALKKEFMKFQRNEITEYHIYSLLAANTSCPNNRKILYRIAEDERRHYYQWKEVTGQEVLPHRFRLWKYYLIARVFGLTFGIKLMEAAEKDITTVYGSYEKHYAPAGQLAAEEDEHERTLINMIDEEHLKYTGSIVLGLNDALVELTGALAGFTLALQNTKLIALTGTITGIAAAFSMAASEYLSTKSEETDKNPVKSAVYTGAAYIVTVLLLISPYLFLKNYFVCLAITLSLGVIIIASFNYYISVAKDLNFKRRFLEMTCLSLGIAAISFLIGWLLRTFTGIEI, from the coding sequence ATGGAACTTACAGCTGCGCTGAAAAAAGAATTCATGAAATTCCAACGGAATGAAATCACGGAATATCATATTTATTCGCTGCTGGCGGCCAATACATCCTGTCCGAATAACCGCAAGATTCTTTATAGAATCGCGGAGGACGAACGCCGGCATTATTATCAATGGAAGGAAGTCACCGGACAGGAGGTGCTGCCGCATCGTTTTCGTCTGTGGAAATATTATCTGATTGCGCGCGTATTCGGCCTGACGTTTGGTATCAAACTGATGGAAGCCGCTGAAAAAGACATCACGACGGTTTACGGAAGTTATGAAAAACATTATGCCCCCGCCGGACAGCTTGCCGCGGAAGAAGACGAGCATGAACGTACATTGATCAACATGATCGACGAGGAACACTTGAAGTATACCGGTTCCATTGTACTCGGATTGAATGATGCGCTGGTTGAACTCACCGGTGCACTCGCCGGTTTTACGCTTGCACTTCAAAATACAAAACTGATTGCACTGACCGGCACAATCACCGGAATTGCGGCGGCGTTTTCAATGGCGGCATCGGAATACCTTTCAACTAAATCAGAAGAGACAGACAAAAATCCGGTGAAATCCGCTGTTTATACCGGCGCAGCATACATCGTCACCGTGCTGCTGCTGATTTCGCCGTATCTGTTCCTGAAAAATTATTTTGTGTGCCTGGCAATTACACTGTCGCTCGGCGTTATTATTATTGCCTCATTCAATTATTATATTTCTGTCGCAAAAGATCTTAATTTTAAACGTCGTTTTTTGGAAATGACCTGCTTGAGTCTGGGTATCGCCGCCATCAGTTTTCTGATCGGCTGGCTGTTGCGGACATTTACGGGAATTGAAATTTAA
- a CDS encoding competence protein CoiA family protein, with the protein MERVQLPFGIKANKLTHISEVGSGLSCECFCPACGTSLIAKKGEIQAHHFAHYNAPECTYALESALHLFAKEIIAKRKVFTVPPLYDDIPDYGICLLSKDQIINIDNVYLEHRLKRVIPDLIIEAKGRRLAIEIAITHFIDEEKFYEIASQELSTIEIDLSSFDKISFKKEDIENIVVDGLQGKRWVFNDKHRYLREKYIEERKAEERKRQEREYFLQNYKFKIKKRKSHTGSVWHVDGCYLKKRKYDTDDPSRQYYANVDSDCRRCKYFRGFRNEQTSMICLAPYYGKTKRLSAYLHSEQ; encoded by the coding sequence ATGGAACGCGTACAACTTCCATTTGGGATTAAAGCCAATAAATTAACACATATATCTGAGGTTGGTTCCGGGCTAAGTTGCGAATGTTTTTGTCCGGCGTGTGGTACATCTTTAATTGCAAAAAAAGGCGAAATTCAAGCTCATCATTTTGCTCATTATAATGCACCAGAATGTACGTATGCGTTAGAAAGTGCATTACATCTATTTGCAAAAGAAATTATTGCAAAACGAAAAGTATTCACGGTTCCGCCTTTATATGATGATATTCCAGATTATGGGATATGTTTATTATCTAAAGACCAAATAATCAATATTGATAATGTCTACTTAGAACATCGCCTTAAAAGAGTTATTCCTGATTTAATAATTGAAGCCAAGGGTCGGCGGCTTGCTATTGAAATAGCAATCACTCATTTTATTGACGAAGAGAAATTTTACGAAATCGCAAGTCAAGAGTTGTCTACAATTGAAATTGATCTGAGTTCTTTTGATAAAATTTCATTCAAAAAAGAAGATATCGAAAACATAGTTGTCGATGGATTGCAAGGAAAACGTTGGGTTTTCAACGACAAACATCGTTATTTAAGAGAAAAATATATTGAGGAAAGAAAAGCAGAGGAAAGAAAGCGTCAAGAACGGGAATATTTTCTGCAAAATTACAAATTTAAAATAAAAAAACGAAAAAGCCACACGGGCTCGGTATGGCATGTTGATGGGTGTTATTTGAAAAAAAGAAAATATGACACAGACGACCCTTCCCGCCAATATTATGCGAATGTGGATTCGGATTGCCGGAGATGCAAGTACTTTCGAGGATTTCGGAACGAACAAACTTCTATGATCTGCCTGGCTCCCTACTACGGAAAAACAAAACGATTATCTGCATATTTACATTCTGAACAATAA
- a CDS encoding RluA family pseudouridine synthase — protein sequence MFQRTVETNAKRLDVWLAEQQPEHSRARWQSLIKARLVTVNGAPAKANQKLHAGDKISWMIPPAVDIELRAEDIPLDILYEDNAIIAVNKPAGLVVHPAAGNETGTLVNALLHHCENLASIAGEKRPGIIHRLDKDTSGVIVAAKTEAAMNSLAEQFKQRETEKEYLTIVKGVPAPPHGVIQAVIGRHPIHRKKMAVNVRNGRGALSRYEIVEKFPAAAMLSVKIETGRTHQIRVHMAHIKHPVLGDKLYGRSFYLKAPRQMLHAAKLSIIHPVAGNRMMFTAPLPDDMQLFLQMLRTDRQEIMEALKVPL from the coding sequence ATGTTTCAAAGAACTGTAGAGACGAATGCAAAGCGATTGGATGTGTGGCTGGCGGAGCAGCAGCCGGAGCACTCGCGTGCGCGATGGCAGTCGTTAATTAAAGCCCGGCTGGTTACGGTGAACGGCGCGCCGGCGAAGGCGAATCAGAAACTGCACGCCGGCGATAAGATTTCATGGATGATTCCGCCGGCAGTGGATATTGAACTGCGCGCCGAGGACATTCCGCTTGATATTCTTTATGAAGATAACGCGATTATCGCAGTGAATAAACCCGCCGGACTGGTGGTGCATCCCGCCGCCGGCAATGAAACCGGCACACTGGTGAACGCATTGCTGCATCATTGTGAAAATCTCGCCAGTATCGCCGGTGAAAAACGCCCCGGAATTATTCACCGGCTCGACAAAGATACAAGCGGTGTCATCGTAGCAGCTAAAACTGAAGCGGCTATGAATTCGCTGGCGGAGCAGTTTAAACAGCGCGAAACCGAAAAAGAATACCTGACGATTGTTAAGGGAGTTCCGGCGCCGCCACACGGTGTAATTCAGGCGGTGATCGGCCGGCATCCCATTCACCGCAAAAAAATGGCGGTGAATGTGCGTAACGGACGCGGTGCACTTTCGCGCTATGAAATCGTAGAAAAATTTCCGGCGGCAGCCATGTTGAGCGTTAAAATTGAAACCGGCCGGACACATCAGATCCGCGTTCACATGGCGCACATCAAGCATCCGGTGCTCGGTGATAAACTGTACGGCCGGAGTTTCTATCTCAAAGCACCGCGCCAGATGCTGCACGCCGCCAAGCTGTCCATCATTCATCCCGTCGCCGGCAACCGCATGATGTTTACCGCACCGCTGCCGGACGACATGCAGCTTTTCCTGCAGATGCTCCGCACCGACCGGCAAGAAATCATGGAAGCGCTGAAGGTGCCGCTATAA
- the gdhA gene encoding NADP-specific glutamate dehydrogenase has product MSTIINDVLAAVERRNAGEPEFMQAVREVLESLEPVIERRQDFQDARILERIVEPERQIIFRVPWVDDKGRVQVNRGFRIQFNSALGPYKGGLRFHPSVNAGILKFLGFEQTFKNSLTTLPMGGGKGGADFDPKGKSSAEVMRFCQSFMTELQRHIGPDTDVPAGDIGVGAREIGYLFGQYKRLRNEFTGVFTGKSPEWGGSLIRPEATGYGAVYFLEQMLNTAGDSLEGKTIAVSGFGNVAWGTAQKATELGARVVTISGPDGYIYDEAGLDADRVAYMLELRASNNDIVSPYEKKFPGSKFFAGRKPWEVKVDIAMPCATQNELNGADAAALIKNGVKAVAEVSNMGCTPEAIEQFITTKTLYGPGKAVNAGGVATSGLEMSQNSMRLSWTREEVDRKLKEIMINIHKNCFETAAEYGLEGNYVAGANIAGFTKVATAMLAQGVV; this is encoded by the coding sequence ATGAGTACGATTATTAATGATGTTCTCGCGGCGGTGGAGCGCCGTAATGCCGGCGAGCCGGAGTTTATGCAGGCGGTGCGCGAAGTGCTGGAATCGCTGGAGCCGGTGATTGAGCGCCGGCAGGATTTTCAGGACGCGCGCATTCTGGAACGCATTGTTGAGCCGGAACGCCAGATTATTTTCCGTGTGCCGTGGGTGGACGATAAAGGCCGGGTTCAGGTAAACCGCGGATTCCGGATTCAGTTTAACAGTGCGCTCGGTCCGTATAAAGGCGGTCTCCGTTTTCATCCGAGTGTAAACGCCGGCATTTTGAAATTTCTCGGTTTTGAGCAGACGTTTAAAAATTCGCTGACAACGCTGCCGATGGGCGGCGGTAAAGGCGGTGCGGATTTCGATCCGAAAGGAAAGTCGAGTGCGGAAGTGATGCGCTTCTGCCAGTCGTTCATGACAGAACTGCAGCGCCATATCGGACCGGACACCGATGTGCCGGCGGGTGACATCGGCGTCGGTGCGCGTGAAATCGGTTATCTGTTCGGCCAGTACAAACGCCTGCGCAATGAATTTACCGGTGTGTTCACCGGCAAGAGCCCGGAATGGGGCGGCTCTCTCATCCGCCCCGAAGCCACGGGCTACGGTGCGGTCTATTTTCTTGAACAGATGCTCAACACCGCCGGCGACTCTCTGGAGGGAAAAACCATTGCAGTTTCAGGTTTCGGTAATGTTGCCTGGGGCACGGCGCAAAAGGCCACGGAACTGGGGGCCAGGGTGGTGACGATTTCCGGCCCGGACGGCTACATCTACGATGAGGCAGGTCTTGACGCTGACAGGGTTGCCTACATGCTTGAACTCCGTGCGTCAAATAACGATATCGTCTCCCCGTACGAGAAGAAATTCCCCGGCTCAAAATTCTTTGCGGGCAGGAAACCCTGGGAGGTCAAAGTTGACATTGCGATGCCCTGTGCGACGCAGAACGAACTCAACGGCGCAGACGCTGCAGCATTGATTAAGAACGGTGTAAAAGCCGTTGCCGAGGTTTCTAACATGGGCTGCACCCCGGAAGCGATTGAACAGTTTATTACGACGAAAACTCTCTATGGTCCGGGTAAAGCGGTCAACGCCGGCGGCGTGGCTACTTCAGGACTGGAGATGAGCCAGAACTCCATGCGCTTGAGCTGGACCCGTGAAGAGGTCGACCGGAAACTCAAAGAGATCATGATTAATATTCATAAAAACTGTTTTGAAACCGCGGCCGAATACGGACTTGAAGGCAACTATGTCGCCGGCGCCAACATTGCCGGTTTCACCAAAGTAGCAACCGCCATGCTCGCTCAGGGTGTTGTCTAA
- a CDS encoding NrpR regulatory domain-containing protein produces MNSKSEKIRIAILRALSEISGPAGAAKIAERLPALGVQLQPRTIRLYLNELDRAGLTQLTSRRKGRILTEPGRAELEHSNIVAKVGFVRGRIDTLGYRMTFRCKTGAGTVISNFATVRTRDLSQIFTEIKPVFDKNLSMGTRLSLLHSGETRSGKTVPAGCAVLGTPCSITLNGILMAEGIPVTARYGGLLEMKQNRPLRFVELMEYSAVTVDPLETFIRAGMTDLRGCIHKDHGIITASFREIPSAATDDANKIFARLQKLGLGGALLTGRPGQPLLDIPVAEGRTGFIVTGGLNPMAAIVEAGIPCEPRSLSSLEDFSLFRLYNETFRRYMDSLR; encoded by the coding sequence GTGAACTCTAAAAGTGAAAAAATTCGCATCGCTATTTTGCGCGCACTGAGTGAAATCAGCGGGCCGGCCGGCGCCGCTAAAATTGCCGAACGGCTGCCGGCGCTCGGTGTACAATTGCAACCGCGCACGATCCGTTTATATCTCAACGAGCTTGACCGCGCCGGACTCACACAATTAACGAGCCGCCGGAAAGGCCGCATTCTTACTGAACCCGGACGCGCCGAACTCGAACATTCCAACATTGTTGCCAAAGTCGGTTTCGTGCGCGGACGAATCGACACGCTCGGTTACCGCATGACCTTTCGCTGCAAAACCGGCGCCGGTACCGTCATTTCAAATTTTGCCACCGTGCGCACACGCGATCTGTCGCAGATATTCACCGAAATCAAACCCGTGTTCGATAAAAACCTGAGCATGGGCACGCGGCTCAGCCTGCTTCATTCCGGCGAAACCCGTTCCGGTAAAACAGTTCCGGCAGGCTGTGCCGTGCTCGGCACACCGTGCAGCATCACACTCAATGGGATTTTGATGGCCGAAGGAATCCCGGTAACGGCGCGCTACGGCGGACTGCTTGAAATGAAACAGAACCGCCCTCTCCGCTTCGTTGAACTCATGGAATATTCCGCCGTCACCGTCGATCCGCTCGAAACATTTATCCGCGCCGGCATGACAGACCTGCGCGGCTGCATTCACAAAGATCACGGCATCATCACCGCCAGTTTCCGCGAAATTCCATCCGCCGCCACCGATGATGCGAATAAAATTTTTGCGCGGTTGCAGAAACTCGGACTCGGCGGTGCGTTATTAACCGGACGTCCCGGCCAGCCGCTGCTCGATATTCCCGTCGCCGAAGGACGCACCGGATTCATCGTCACCGGCGGACTCAACCCGATGGCGGCAATTGTTGAAGCCGGAATTCCGTGCGAACCGAGATCGCTTTCCAGTCTTGAAGATTTTTCTCTCTTCCGTTTGTATAATGAAACGTTCCGGCGTTATATGGATTCATTAAGATAA